A single Bosea sp. PAMC 26642 DNA region contains:
- a CDS encoding TRAP transporter large permease, with protein MAMIEISGLLLLLLIVFLAGGVWIAISLMACGWVAMQFVAGGIPAGSVLATTIWGNSASWTLAALPLFIWMGEILYRTKLSEEMFRGLAPWLNWLPGRLMHVNVLACGIFGSVSGSSAATCATVAKIALPELKKRGYDEKLALGSLAGAGTLGILIPPSITMVVYAVAANVSIIQIFLAGFLPGLLVMVLYSGYIAIWHILNPDKAPPPEPAMSFRMKLQESAQLIPCMLLIALVFLSLLLGWATATECAAWGVLGSFGIAWWSGTLTKEAFWQSVMGTTRITCMIMLILAGASFMSTSMAYTGIPLALAAWVDGLHLSPYALIAALTVMYIILGTALDGISMIVLTTAIVIPMIKTAGFDLVWFGIFLVLIVEMAEVSPPVGFNLFVLQTMSGKDSNTVALAALPFFFLLVAAVAIITIFPQIVMILPEMAFPPQ; from the coding sequence ATGGCGATGATCGAAATCTCGGGGCTTCTGCTCCTCCTGCTGATCGTCTTCCTCGCCGGCGGCGTCTGGATCGCCATCTCGCTGATGGCATGCGGCTGGGTCGCGATGCAGTTCGTCGCGGGCGGCATCCCGGCGGGCTCCGTGCTCGCCACCACGATATGGGGCAACAGCGCCTCCTGGACGCTGGCAGCCCTGCCGCTCTTCATCTGGATGGGCGAAATCCTCTACCGGACGAAACTCTCCGAGGAGATGTTCCGCGGCCTCGCCCCGTGGCTCAATTGGCTTCCCGGCCGACTGATGCATGTCAACGTGCTCGCATGCGGCATCTTCGGCTCGGTTTCGGGCTCGTCGGCGGCGACCTGCGCCACCGTCGCCAAGATCGCCCTGCCCGAACTCAAGAAGCGCGGCTATGACGAGAAGCTGGCGCTCGGCTCGCTCGCAGGCGCTGGCACGCTCGGCATCTTGATCCCGCCTTCGATCACCATGGTGGTCTATGCGGTCGCCGCCAACGTCTCGATCATCCAGATATTCCTCGCCGGTTTCCTGCCCGGCCTGCTCGTGATGGTGCTCTATTCCGGTTACATCGCGATCTGGCACATCCTGAACCCCGACAAGGCGCCGCCGCCCGAGCCCGCCATGTCTTTCCGCATGAAGCTGCAGGAATCGGCGCAGCTGATTCCCTGCATGCTCTTGATCGCACTCGTCTTTCTGTCGCTGCTGCTGGGGTGGGCGACCGCGACCGAATGCGCCGCCTGGGGCGTTCTGGGCTCCTTCGGCATCGCCTGGTGGTCGGGCACGCTCACGAAAGAGGCCTTCTGGCAGAGCGTGATGGGCACGACCCGGATCACCTGCATGATCATGCTGATCCTCGCCGGCGCCTCCTTCATGTCGACCTCGATGGCCTATACCGGCATCCCGCTGGCACTCGCCGCCTGGGTCGACGGTCTGCACCTCTCGCCCTATGCGCTGATCGCGGCGCTGACGGTGATGTATATCATCCTGGGCACAGCGCTCGACGGCATCTCGATGATCGTGCTGACCACCGCGATCGTCATCCCGATGATCAAGACCGCCGGCTTCGATCTCGTCTGGTTCGGCATCTTCCTCGTCCTGATCGTCGAAATGGCCGAGGTCTCGCCGCCGGTCGGCTTCAACCTCTTCGTGCTGCAGACCATGTCGGGCAAGGATTCCAACACGGTCGCGCTCGCCGCCCTGCCCTTCTTTTTTCTGCTGGTCGCCGCCGTCGCGATCATTACGATCTTCCCGCAGATCGTGATGATCCTTCCGGAGATGGCCTTTCCGCCGCAATAG